One genomic window of Candidatus Nitrospira inopinata includes the following:
- the tatC gene encoding twin-arginine translocase subunit TatC — protein MDPIVNPLAVHLQTVKRRLIVIGGTILGWLLVAFSFSADIMAWMNRPFRNQLAFYGPTEALFASIKVSFLAAVILSLPVIFYQIWRLIAPALLPNERRWAVPLLCLAGGSFGLGLVFCNVVVLPLVIDFFVSFGLDRDVTPQLSVGTYIDFNVKFLLIFGFAFELPLVMTLLAVAGAVPATTFARYRKHAILAALIVSAVVTPDATVFTMLLMAVPLMLLYEIGILGAKFFGRRSADDRVDLPLDPDLPMGTAGTRIR, from the coding sequence ATGGATCCGATCGTCAATCCGCTTGCCGTTCATCTCCAAACCGTCAAACGTCGATTGATCGTGATCGGGGGGACCATCCTCGGATGGCTGTTAGTCGCGTTTTCCTTTTCAGCCGATATCATGGCATGGATGAACCGGCCTTTCCGAAATCAGCTTGCCTTTTACGGCCCCACGGAAGCGCTCTTTGCCTCGATCAAAGTCTCGTTCCTCGCGGCCGTCATCCTGAGTCTGCCGGTGATCTTTTATCAGATCTGGAGGCTCATCGCGCCGGCGCTGCTGCCCAACGAGCGGCGATGGGCCGTTCCACTGTTGTGCTTGGCGGGGGGCTCCTTCGGTCTCGGCTTGGTGTTTTGCAACGTGGTCGTCCTTCCTCTGGTGATCGACTTTTTCGTCAGCTTCGGCCTCGATCGCGACGTGACGCCGCAGCTCAGCGTCGGGACCTACATCGATTTTAACGTCAAGTTCCTTTTGATCTTCGGATTCGCGTTCGAATTGCCGCTGGTCATGACACTCTTGGCGGTCGCGGGAGCGGTGCCGGCGACGACGTTCGCTCGGTATCGCAAGCACGCGATTTTGGCGGCGCTGATTGTGTCGGCCGTGGTGACTCCGGACGCGACCGTATTCACGATGTTGCTGATGGCCGTTCCGCTGATGCTCCTCTATGAAATCGGCATACTCGGCGCCAAATTCTTCGGTCGCCGTTCCGCCGATGATCGGGTGGATCTTCCGCTTGATCCTGATTTGCCGATGGGGACGGCGGGAACAAGAATACGATGA
- a CDS encoding DUF465 domain-containing protein, whose translation MQTDDFIVEQLRRSNPEFRELEASHHRLDLELSELQKRHVLTPAEEIEKKRIQKEKLVKKDKLAELIRLYRDQLQSAAH comes from the coding sequence ATGCAGACGGATGATTTCATCGTGGAGCAGCTGCGCCGATCCAATCCGGAGTTTCGTGAACTGGAAGCGTCCCATCACCGCTTGGATCTGGAGTTGAGCGAATTACAAAAGCGTCACGTTCTGACACCGGCCGAAGAGATCGAGAAGAAACGCATTCAAAAAGAAAAACTGGTGAAAAAAGACAAGCTCGCCGAGCTGATTCGACTTTACCGTGATCAATTGCAGTCCGCGGCCCATTAA
- the rimI gene encoding ribosomal protein S18-alanine N-acetyltransferase, giving the protein MAREFRIMPATVELLPELLELERTCFSPPWTSKMWEAELIGNPFAHVLVAVTSDPMRPGGGSLIGFHCFWIVFEELRLMKLAVRESMRRRGVGRTLVAEAIGMGMTRGSSRAVLEVRHSNEAAQRLYRELGFVSIGVRRGYYSEPAEDAVVMEMDPLAAPAGLQLSRERRGSGESVSAHVHER; this is encoded by the coding sequence ATGGCGCGTGAGTTTCGGATCATGCCGGCGACGGTGGAGCTGCTGCCCGAGCTGTTGGAATTAGAACGAACTTGCTTCTCCCCCCCCTGGACGAGCAAAATGTGGGAGGCTGAACTGATCGGCAACCCGTTTGCGCATGTGCTGGTCGCCGTAACGTCGGACCCTATGCGCCCGGGAGGCGGGTCTCTGATCGGGTTCCATTGTTTTTGGATCGTGTTCGAGGAACTTCGACTCATGAAACTGGCCGTGAGGGAGTCGATGAGAAGACGAGGCGTCGGACGAACCCTGGTCGCAGAAGCCATCGGCATGGGGATGACACGGGGCTCGTCACGCGCGGTGCTCGAAGTGAGACACTCCAATGAAGCGGCCCAACGGCTCTATCGAGAATTAGGGTTTGTGTCCATCGGTGTCAGACGGGGCTATTATTCGGAACCCGCGGAAGACGCGGTCGTGATGGAAATGGATCCGCTGGCGGCCCCGGCCGGCTTGCAGCTGAGCCGTGAGCGGAGGGGGAGCGGGGAATCGGTTTCAGCGCATGTTCATGAACGATAA
- the tsaB gene encoding tRNA (adenosine(37)-N6)-threonylcarbamoyltransferase complex dimerization subunit type 1 TsaB, with protein sequence MKGKRILAVETATSWQSVAILEEDVVLAKEEQDAGGAHGLTLLPAIDRLFERAALQATDLDGLACSIGPGSFTGIRVGVATCLGLRTATGLPLTLVPTLEAMAMDVESAASRLCPMLMGRTGELYWAIFRRTRDGRLDRILPEHVGPPEAVAASLGDETTVFGEGWFKMEPKIRAALSPSITLFPARADHAKPSAVAVGLLGLQKLRQGEIAGDCVMPLYVQRAEAELVYERSGGISPAVRRQERVAATVARRLARARRQGGPAIRPGKANGA encoded by the coding sequence GTGAAAGGGAAGAGGATCTTGGCGGTCGAGACGGCCACGTCGTGGCAAAGCGTCGCGATTCTTGAAGAGGACGTGGTCTTGGCGAAAGAGGAACAGGATGCCGGCGGCGCCCATGGTCTGACGTTGTTGCCCGCCATCGATCGGTTGTTTGAGCGCGCGGCTCTGCAAGCGACCGACCTTGACGGCTTGGCCTGTTCCATCGGTCCTGGTTCTTTCACCGGTATTCGCGTGGGCGTGGCGACGTGCCTCGGGCTTCGTACGGCGACCGGCCTTCCGCTCACATTGGTCCCGACGCTGGAAGCCATGGCGATGGACGTCGAATCGGCGGCATCCCGTCTGTGCCCGATGCTGATGGGACGAACGGGAGAATTGTATTGGGCGATATTCCGGAGGACGAGAGACGGGCGGCTCGATCGCATCCTGCCTGAGCACGTCGGTCCTCCCGAGGCGGTGGCCGCCAGCCTTGGCGACGAGACGACGGTGTTCGGCGAAGGATGGTTCAAGATGGAGCCGAAAATCCGCGCGGCGCTTTCTCCTTCGATCACCCTGTTTCCGGCGCGGGCTGACCATGCGAAGCCCTCCGCCGTAGCCGTCGGGCTTCTCGGTCTGCAAAAGCTCCGTCAGGGGGAAATCGCCGGCGACTGCGTCATGCCGCTGTACGTGCAGCGAGCCGAGGCGGAACTCGTCTATGAGCGGTCGGGAGGAATCTCGCCGGCCGTCCGGCGGCAAGAGCGGGTGGCGGCCACAGTCGCTCGACGTCTGGCGCGAGCGCGGCGGCAAGGGGGACCGGCAATCCGTCCGGGTAAGGCGAATGGCGCGTGA